A genomic stretch from Arachis stenosperma cultivar V10309 chromosome 3, arast.V10309.gnm1.PFL2, whole genome shotgun sequence includes:
- the LOC130967782 gene encoding transcription factor BHLH089, whose product MDPGAMMNEGSFGNGGGNTVPFSLAEIWPFPQAVNAAGGGALGLRRPQFGLGQFGDFIAGPNREPGPVASEQKAASGGGGGGGGSRKRRESEEESPKGVSTSNVAPNAVNDGDGKRLKGGGGASGSRNESRDAKVEGAEASSGKPADQNNQTPPPDPPRQDYIHVRARRGQATDSHSLAERARREKISERMKILQDLVPGCNKVIGKALVLDEIINYIQSLQRQVEFLSMKLEAVNSRLNTGIEAFPPKDFGQQTFDPASLPFGSQATRDYSRGSSPEWLHMQVGGAFERTT is encoded by the exons ATGGATCCGGGTGCGATGATGAACGAGGGCTCGTTTGGGAATGGGGGAGGCAATACGGTGCCGTTTAGCTTGGCGGAGATCTGGCCGTTTCCGCAGGCCGTCAACGCTGCTGGAGGCGGCGCCTTGGGGCTCAGGAGGCCGCAGTTTGGCTTGGGACAGTTTGGGGATTTCATTGCCGGTCCCAACCGGGAACCTGGACCGGTTGCTTCAGAACAGAAGGCGGCCAGCGGTGGCGGTGGCGGTGGCGGTGGTAGTAGGAAGAGGCGTGAATCAGAGGAGGAATCCCCTAAGGGTGTTTCCACCAGCAATGTTGCACCTAATGCCGTG AATGATGGGGATGGAAAACGGCttaaaggaggaggaggagcgTCTGGGAGCAGGAATGAAAGCCGTGACGCGAAGGTTGAAGGAGCAGAAGCCAGTTCAGGAAAGCCTGCGGACCAAAATAATCAGACACCACCACCTGACCCTCCTAGGCAAGATTACATCCACGTCCGAGCCAGAAGGGGTCAAGCTACTGATAGCCACAGTCTTGCTGAAAGA GCTAGAAGGGAAAAGATTAGTGAAAGGATGAAAATTCTTCAGGATTTGGTCCCTGGTTGTAATAAG GTTATTGGAAAAGCATTGGTCCTTGATgagataattaattatatccAATCCCTTCAGCGTCAAGTTGAG TTTTTGTCAATGAAGCTTGAAGCAGTGAATTCAAGACTGAACACTGGCATTGAAGCTTTTCCTCCTAAAGAT TTTGGTCAGCAAACATTTGATCCGGCGAGCTTGCCATTTGGTTCTCAGGCTACTAGAGACTATAGCAGAGGTTCTTCCCCAGAGTGGTTACATATGCAGGTAGGAGGTGCTTTTGAAAGAACAACGTAG